The Phycisphaerae bacterium genome segment GAAGGAACTCGCCGAACTCAGGGACAAGCCCGAAGACGATGCTGAGGCGGAGAAATGGAAGGGTCCTTACATTGACAGCCTCGACAAACTCAAGGATGCCTGGGGTCACGAGTTCCAGTACCTTGGAAACGACGAAGCCAAGGCCAACGAGGGCAGCTACGACATCTGGAGCCTGGGGCCGGACGGTGAAGATGGCACCGACGACGACATCTGCAACTGGACGAAGGACAAGTAGCAGATCGCTTGTCCAGCCGTGACCCGTGTGCTTCGCCGCGAGGGGATCACACGGGTTGGC includes the following:
- the gspG gene encoding type II secretion system major pseudopilin GspG, coding for MLQVKRVRNRRRGFTLLEILVVVGILALLAAFVVPSLIGTQRDAYIKTTKANMDSLASVMQLFNLHMGRFPKELAELRDKPEDDAEAEKWKGPYIDSLDKLKDAWGHEFQYLGNDEAKANEGSYDIWSLGPDGEDGTDDDICNWTKDK